The Vespula vulgaris chromosome 2, iyVesVulg1.1, whole genome shotgun sequence genome has a segment encoding these proteins:
- the LOC127061425 gene encoding uncharacterized protein LOC127061425 isoform X1, translating into MIKMLFSLITCAWLITFGVLTNLSHGEQQFYKDAVREAPRDISALKQFAEYIANQNLKQHMHHSYLLPLLISQIHKKYHLDLSNQEVHEIFKSLKGKFHLDDRLREQKLIPGDYISQIQRIDRKQPLPGNDYTLLYYGFIPLFKSFNTKLSYQDNKIIKENRKYRNIDIGYLQEKRQSLYNAEIEDNADKDIIANILKKHLMLTRQIIEKNKDLISSFAQVPKFTYFFDDPNLKEKYPFIQPNDPRYYENTIFSLDTKNNEGDEELTVDPISSKENILLEQTTEKQLTDVEIDKYDAVKNITVGTLMEEEKSGKNRPFIVSIAQDLNNDIYFIAVIAGCSAAAMFICVLISLTWCRLQRGAKAAADIEYPAYGVTGPNKDISPSEDQRLAQSAQMYHFQHQKQQIIAMENRTSTTRDPGSLSEAESDEENEEGDYTVYECPGLAATSEMEVKNPLFHDDPTPATPAHTNKEEDHK; encoded by the exons ATGATCAAAATGTTATTTAGTTTGATTACTTGTGCATGGTTAATTACTTTCGGTGTCCTAACGAATCTCTCTCATGGCGAACAGCAATTTTATAAGG ATGCAGTTCGAGAAGCGCCACGAGATATATCTGCTTTAAAACAGTTCGCTGAATACATTGCAAATCAAAATCTTAAGCAACATATGCATCATTCATATCTACTACCACTTCTTATCTCACAGattcataagaaatatcaCTTGGATCTTAGCAATCAGGAAGTGCATGAAATTTTTAAGTcgttaaaaggaaaatttcatttggatGATAGATTGAGAGAACAAAAGTTAATCCCCGGGGATTATATCTCCCAGATTCAACGTATTGATCGAAAGCAGCCTTTGCCCGGGAACGACTATACTCTTCTATACTATGGTTTTATTCCATTGTTTAAGAGTTTTAATACTAAACTATCTTatcaagataataaaataataaaagaaaatcgaaagtaCAGAAATATAGATATTGGATATCtgcaagaaaaaagacaatCTCTGTACAATGCAGAGATTGAAGATAATGCTGACAAAGATATAATCgctaatattttaaaaaaacatCTGATGTTAACTAgacaaataatagaaaaaaataaagacttAATATCGTCATTTGCACAAGTACCTAaattcacatatttttttgatgatccaaatttgaaagaaaaatatccatTTATTCAACCTAATGATCCTAGGTATTATGAAAATACCATTTTTTCTCTTG ATACTAAAAATAATGAGGGAGATGAAGAGCTAACAGTTGATCCCATAAGtagcaaagaaaatatattacttgaACAAACTACAGAGAAACAATTAACAGATGtagaaatcgataaatatgacgcagtaaaaaatattactgtaGGAACGttaatggaagaagaaaaatctggAAAAAATCGTCCTTTTATTGTTTCAATTGCTCaagatttaaataatgatatatattttattg CTGTTATTGCTGGTTGCAGTGCAGCAGCAATGTTCATTTGTGTATTAATCAGTTTAACATGGTGCAg ATTGCAACGTGGAGCAAAAGCAGCTGCCGATATAGAATATCCAGCTTATGGTGTAACAGGTCCAAATAAGGATATATCACCTTCTGAAGATCAAAGACTGGCTCAATCAGCACAAATGTATCATTTTCAACATCAGAAACAACAGATTATTGCTATGGAAAA TCGTACTTCTACAACTAGAGATCCAGGGTCTTTATCCGAAGCAGAAAGtgacgaagaaaatgaagaaggcGATTACACTGTTTATGAATGTCCTGGTTTAGCTGCG ACTAGTGAAATGGAGGTAAAAAACCCCTTATTTCATGATGATCCAACTCCAGCTACACCAGCACATACTAATAAAGAAGAGGACCATAAGTAA
- the LOC127061425 gene encoding uncharacterized protein LOC127061425 isoform X2: protein MIKMLFSLITCAWLITFGVLTNLSHGEQQFYKDAVREAPRDISALKQFAEYIANQNLKQHMHHSYLLPLLISQIHKKYHLDLSNQEVHEIFKSLKGKFHLDDRLREQKLIPGDYISQIQRIDRKQPLPGNDYTLLYYGFIPLFKSFNTKLSYQDNKIIKENRKYRNIDIGYLQEKRQSLYNAEIEDNADKDIIANILKKHLMLTRQIIEKNKDLISSFAQVPKFTYFFDDPNLKEKYPFIQPNDPRYYENTIFSLDTKNNEGDEELTVDPISSKENILLEQTTEKQLTDVEIDKYDAVKNITVGTLMEEEKSGKNRPFIVSIAQDLNNDIYFIAVIAGCSAAAMFICVLISLTWCRLQRGAKAAADIEYPAYGVTGPNKDISPSEDQRLAQSAQMYHFQHQKQQIIAMEKDPGSLSEAESDEENEEGDYTVYECPGLAATSEMEVKNPLFHDDPTPATPAHTNKEEDHK, encoded by the exons ATGATCAAAATGTTATTTAGTTTGATTACTTGTGCATGGTTAATTACTTTCGGTGTCCTAACGAATCTCTCTCATGGCGAACAGCAATTTTATAAGG ATGCAGTTCGAGAAGCGCCACGAGATATATCTGCTTTAAAACAGTTCGCTGAATACATTGCAAATCAAAATCTTAAGCAACATATGCATCATTCATATCTACTACCACTTCTTATCTCACAGattcataagaaatatcaCTTGGATCTTAGCAATCAGGAAGTGCATGAAATTTTTAAGTcgttaaaaggaaaatttcatttggatGATAGATTGAGAGAACAAAAGTTAATCCCCGGGGATTATATCTCCCAGATTCAACGTATTGATCGAAAGCAGCCTTTGCCCGGGAACGACTATACTCTTCTATACTATGGTTTTATTCCATTGTTTAAGAGTTTTAATACTAAACTATCTTatcaagataataaaataataaaagaaaatcgaaagtaCAGAAATATAGATATTGGATATCtgcaagaaaaaagacaatCTCTGTACAATGCAGAGATTGAAGATAATGCTGACAAAGATATAATCgctaatattttaaaaaaacatCTGATGTTAACTAgacaaataatagaaaaaaataaagacttAATATCGTCATTTGCACAAGTACCTAaattcacatatttttttgatgatccaaatttgaaagaaaaatatccatTTATTCAACCTAATGATCCTAGGTATTATGAAAATACCATTTTTTCTCTTG ATACTAAAAATAATGAGGGAGATGAAGAGCTAACAGTTGATCCCATAAGtagcaaagaaaatatattacttgaACAAACTACAGAGAAACAATTAACAGATGtagaaatcgataaatatgacgcagtaaaaaatattactgtaGGAACGttaatggaagaagaaaaatctggAAAAAATCGTCCTTTTATTGTTTCAATTGCTCaagatttaaataatgatatatattttattg CTGTTATTGCTGGTTGCAGTGCAGCAGCAATGTTCATTTGTGTATTAATCAGTTTAACATGGTGCAg ATTGCAACGTGGAGCAAAAGCAGCTGCCGATATAGAATATCCAGCTTATGGTGTAACAGGTCCAAATAAGGATATATCACCTTCTGAAGATCAAAGACTGGCTCAATCAGCACAAATGTATCATTTTCAACATCAGAAACAACAGATTATTGCTATGGAAAA AGATCCAGGGTCTTTATCCGAAGCAGAAAGtgacgaagaaaatgaagaaggcGATTACACTGTTTATGAATGTCCTGGTTTAGCTGCG ACTAGTGAAATGGAGGTAAAAAACCCCTTATTTCATGATGATCCAACTCCAGCTACACCAGCACATACTAATAAAGAAGAGGACCATAAGTAA
- the LOC127061430 gene encoding vacuolar protein sorting-associated protein 26B-like — protein sequence MSFFGFGQSADIDITLDGAETRKTADIKSEDGKKEHHLLYYDGEAISGKITISLRKAGKLEHQGVKVEFIGQIELYYDRGNHHEFINLVKELTRPGELTHNTVYTFEFANVEKPYESYTGSNVRLRYFLKVTIVRRLSDIVKELELVVHTLSSYPDMNNPIKMEVGIEDCLHIEFEYNKSKYHLKDVIVGKIYFLLVRIKIKHMEIAIIKRETTGSGPHTFTENETIAKYEIMDGAPVRGESIPIRVFLAGYDLAPTMRDINKKFSVRYFLNLVLMDEEDRRYFKQQEITLWRKGERSRKSQTASPHMPSHLVSAETGFPQGAAQNGPPSVITTTDQLSTNVKSIEETPAPMEGMTREEGDGEGEKEVNPENN from the exons atg AGTTTCTTTGGATTCGGTCAGTCTGCTGACATAGACATTACTTTGGATGGTGCAGAGACCAGAAAGACAGCGGATATCAAATCTGAGGATGGCAAGAAAGAACATCACTTACTTTATTATGATGGGGAGGCAATATCAGGAAAG ATTACCATTAGTTTGAGAAAAGCTGGTAAGCTAGAACATCAAGGTGTTAAAGTGGAATTCATTGGGCAGATTGAATTATACTATGACAGAGGTAATCATCATGAGTTTATTAATCTGGTAAAAGAGTTAACCAGGCCTGGTGAATTAACTCATAATACTGTATATACCTTTGAATTTGCAAATGTTGAGAAGCCTTATGAAAGTTATACTGGTTCTAATGTGCGGCTTAGATACTTTCTCAAAGTGACAATTGTTCGAAGACTTAGTGATATTGTTAAAGAACTAGAACTAGTTGTGCATACACTTAGTTCCTATCCTGATATGAACAATCCTATTAAAATGGAAGTCGGAATAGAAGACTGCTTGCATATTGAGTTTGAATACAACAAAAGCAA ATATCACTTAAAAGATGTTATTGTGGGtaaaatatactttctatTGGTCAGAATTAAAATTAAGCATATGGAAATTGCTATTATAAAACGAGAAACAACTGGTTCTG GGCCACATACATTTAcagaaaatgaaacgatagctaaatatgaaattatggATGGTGCTCCAGTACGTGGAGAATCTATACCTATTAGAGTATTTCTAGCAGGATATGATTTAGCTCCCACAATGCgtgatattaataagaaattcaGTGTTAGATACTTTCTCAACTTAGTTCTAATGGATGAGGAAGATCGCAGATATTTTAAACAGCAA GAAATCACTTTATGGCGTAAAGgtgaaagaagtagaaaatctCAAACGGCGTCTCCACATATGCCGTCGCATTTAGTGTCAGCAGAAACAGGATTTCCACAAGGTGCTGCACAAAATGGACCACCATCAGTGATAACAACCACTGATCAATTATCAACTAATGTTAAAAGTATAGAGGAAACTCCAGCTCCTATGGAAGGTATGACACGTGAGGAAGGAgatggagaaggagagaaggaagtaaatccagaaaataattaa
- the LOC127061431 gene encoding protein Rae1, producing MFNQSGTIRSGTASSSNPMQDFEVVSPPDDSISSLKFSPASLQQNFLVAGSWDCNVRCWEVEQSGKTVPKSIQSMAAPILDVCWSDDGTKVFMASCDKTAKCWDLASNQSIAVAAHDAPIRTCHWIKGTTYSCLMTGSWDKTLKFWDLRNPKPAMTLNLPEKCYCADVDYPMAVVGTAGRGLIVYQLEGSPREFKPVELSLKYQYRCVAIFRDKKKIPTGFAIGSTEGRVAIHHLNQSSKDNFTFKCHRTNGSPNGYQDIYAVNDIAFHPVHGTVATVGADGTFGFWDKDARTKLKSSETMEQPIIRCCFNHNGQIFAYAVSYDWSKGHEYYNPAKKNSIFLRPCYDELKPKASP from the exons ATGTTTAATCAAAGTGGGACGATACGATCAGGAACAGCCTCATCATCGAATCCTATGCAAGATTTTGAGGTTGTGTCACCACCAGATGATTCTATTTCTAGTTTAAAATTTAGTCCTGCTTCATTACAACAGAATTTTCTTGTTGCTGGTTCTTGGGATTGTAATGTTCGATGTTGGGAAGTTGAACAATCTGGTAAAACAGTTCCTAAATCAATACAATCTATGGCAGCACCTATACTCGATGTTTGTTGGAGCGAT GATGGAACAAAAGTATTTATGGCTTCATGTGATAAAACTGCTAAATGTTGGGATTTAGCTTCAAATCAAAGTATTGCAGTAGCAGCTCATGATGCTCCTATTAGAACTTGTCATTGGATTAAAGGAACTACGTATTCTTGTTTGATGACTGGTTCTTGGGATAAAACATTAAag tTTTGGGATTTAAGAAATCCAAAACCAGCGATGACACTTAATTTACCTGAAAAATGTTATTGTGCTGATgta gATTATCCAATGGCTGTAGTAGGAACAGCAGGACGAGGATTAATTGTTTATCAATTAGAAGGAAGTCCACGTGAATTTAAACCTGTTGAATTAAGTTTAAAATATCAGTATCGATGTGTAGCAATttttagagataaaaagaaaatacctaCTGGCTTTGCCATTGGAAGCACAGAAGGACGTGTAGCTATACATCATTTAAATCAAAGCAGTAAAGacaattttacatttaaatgtCATAGAACAAATGGATCTCCAAATGGTTACCAGGATATTTATGCA GTAAATGATATAGCATTTCATCCTGTTCATGGTACAGTAGCTACAGTAGGTGCAGATGGTACTTTTGGTTTCTGGGATAAAGATGctagaacaaaattaaaatcatcgGAAACAATGGAACAACCAATTATACGCTGTTGTTTTAATCATAATGGACAAATATTTGCTTACGCAGTTTCTTATGATTGGTCAAAA GGTCATGAATATTACAATccagcaaaaaaaaattctatatttcttAGGCCATGTTATGATGAATTAAAACCAAAAGCATCaccataa
- the LOC127061428 gene encoding protein farnesyltransferase subunit beta produces the protein MWNSEFNDVDEEIHVRSYAELLEQRQDEESIETASTVEQISTEKNVLKIYELNKEPILTRQKHVALLKKSLIHLSEPYEGLDCSRPWLCYWILHSLHILGESLENEEYSKIAGFLAKCQSEKGGFGGGPGQHPHLAPTYAAVNALCIIGTTEAYAVINRKGLYNFLLSLRGEDGAFGMHVDGEVDIRGVYCAVSVARLTNIYTPVLFKGTDEWIAKCQTWEGGFGGCPGMEAHGGYAYCGLAALVLLGKANVCNMPSLLRWIVNRQMRLEGGFQGRTNKLVDGCYSFWQGGAFPLIHAILSKEGKVFNSNYWLFNQEALQEYILICCQHPSGGLVDKPGKNRDIYHTCYALSGLSIAQNSPRRLIVGPPSLNTVEIIHPVYNLVVSAAADALKYFNELPIPD, from the exons atgTGGAATTCAGAGTTTAATGACGTTGATGAAGAAATACATGTTAGAAGTTATGCAGAATTATTAGAACAAAGACAAGATGAGGAGAGTATTGAAACTGCATCTACAGTTGAACAG ATCAgtacagaaaaaaatgtactTAAGATTTATGAATTAAACAAAGAACCAATCTTAACCAGACAAAAACATGTGGCACTATTAAAGAAATCATTGATTCATCTTAGCGAGCCTTATGAG GGTTTAGATTGTAGCAGGCCATGGCTATGTTATTGGATACTTCATTCACTTCATATACTAGGAGAATCtttagaaaatgaagaatattcAAAGATTGCTGGTTTTTTAGCCAAATGCCAATCCGAAAAAGGAGGCTTTGGTGGAGGTCCAGGACAGCATCCCCATCTAGCACCAACTTATGCTGCTGTTAATGCTTTATGTATTATAGGAACTACAGAAGCATATGCGGTAATAAACag AAAAGGCCTGTACAATTTCCTATTATCCTTGCGAGGAGAGGACGGTGCTTTTGGCATGCATGTGGATGGAGAGGTTGACATAAGAGGAGTGTATTGTGCCGTTTCGGTAGCCAgacttacaaatatatatacgccCGTATTGTTCAAAGGAACAGACGAATGGATTGCAAAATGTCAAACATGGGAAGGTGGATTTGGAGGTTGCCCAGGTATGGAAGCACATGGTGGATATGCATACTGTGGCTTGGCAGCCCTTGTACTTCTTGGAAAAGCTAACGTTTGTAATATGCCATCACTATTG AGATGGATAGTAAATCGTCAGATGCGTTTGGAAGGAGGTTTTCAAGGACGTACTAACAAATTAGTAGATGGGTGCTATTCGTTTTGGCAAGGTGGAGCTTTTCCATTGATCCATGCGATCTTatcaaaagaaggaaaagtatTCAATTCTAATTATTGGTTATTTAATCAAGAGGCCTTACAAgagtatatattaatttgttgTCAGCATCCTTCTGGAGGACTCGTGGACAAACCtggaaa AAATCGCGACATATATCATACCTGTTATGCGCTAAGTGGTTTGTCAATCGCTCAAAATTCGCCGCGTCGATTAATAGTTGGACCGCCCAGTTTAAACACAGTAGAGATCATTCACCCTGTGTATAATTTGGTGGTGTCTGCCGCGGCAGATGctctaaaatatttcaatgaactACCGATACCTGACTAA